From the genome of Procambarus clarkii isolate CNS0578487 chromosome 78, FALCON_Pclarkii_2.0, whole genome shotgun sequence:
GTGGCTAGATTTTATAATTTATGTACAGAGGGATCTCCGAATTCTCTGAATCTTCAGAGACAAGTCTCTgaatttaagtggtgactgttctcaaCCTAGTAACGCCACCACCTCTAGGTTGACATGTTGGTTGTCTAAAGATGTGGGATGTTTCAAACTCAAAACTGAACCAGTGAGCAAATTGCCTCCCACAGACAATAACAGGTTCATTTCCTGCTTTTTAGAGTGATGAATTGTCTAGTGAGAATTTATGGTAATATTCTGAATGTACAAGGAATCCAATGCTGAAGAGGTGGTCAGACGTGATTTTGTTATCAGGCAACTTAATTCCCCTTTCTTGTAATTATTTGGCTGTTGTCCCTAGACCATGATCATATTGGTCGGATGGGATTTTGTCTACTACAATGGCTTGTACAGGTCGCACATAACCGCCTAAATATACTAATGGTTGGACCACTTTCAGGCGTGGGGTCCTGTGTTGGTCAGGAACCCTGTTATATTTAGTTTTTCCTGTGCAAAAGGTTTCAATTTTAAGTTATCTGCCACTTCCTGGGTGACAAATGTTTTTTGGGACCGTTGGTCAAAAAATCCGTGGGTGTTGACCTCAGTCATACTGTTTTTTTATTGTAAGGTGGGCAGTTAGCAGTCACATTTTTCTTAGACTTTGTCGACACGGCACTTATATCCTTTCGTTCTTTGCAGAACAGGACGGTGATGGAAGCCTCTTCCTCCACCTTGGCTTTGGGAACTTTAATTTTATGTCTCCACACAATACTGAGTAGTGTTGCCCTTTATCGCACCTGTTGCAGGTTTGCAGTTGGGTTGTACAGGTATCGGTGTTAAACAACCTGAGGTatttagtgcatttatgcaattcCTTGAGTCGCTTTACAAGTGTAGTACGGTCAAGGTAATTAGTGCAGTGGTATATGGAATGTTCTTCATTACAGAATAAACATGTAATCCAGCCTACAGCACATTTGGGAGTTACCACCTTGGGTGAAACAGTAACTGTAGACTGTAGCTAGTAGATTatgccaataatatactcgctccaatctCATGAGCTTAATGAGAGAGAAGAACATTTCTCAGTAGCACTAATGACTAAACTCAAATCATTTCCGTAAATACAGTTAACATTCCTTCCAACCTATTGGATTAGGTTTAGATGAGGTGTAGTCCAATCATATAAGCGACCAAGAAGTGTGTAATCATCAGTACAATTTTCACAGTGATTCAGTTAACTTCACTACATACACTTGGGAGTTACCACACACTTTCTACCTCAAAAATGTAGTACTCGGCATATTCAGTTCTAACCGACCCCAAGATGCTTTGGCTTTGACACAGAGTTCGATGCAGTCTGAGTTTACTGTCTGTTCTGTATCGAAGTTGAAGCGTCTTGGGGTCGGTTAGAACTGAATAtgtcgagtgctacattcttgaggtaGAAAGTGTTTGGAAACTCCCAAGCGTATGAACTGAAGTTCactgaatcactgtggaaattaTTCTCATGATCATTCGCTTCTCGATCGCTTATATGTTTAGACCACACCTCCCCTCATCATCCTACAATAGGTTGGAAGGAATGTTAACTGTAATTAGAGAAAAGGTTTGAATTTAGTCATTAGTGCTACTGAGAGTTGTGCTACTCTCTCATTAAGCTAATGAGTTTGGAGCTAGTATATGAGTGacctaatctactcgctacaagacTCTGAGGGACCACAAtgcatatgtgcccacactgccaAATTTCCCTTGTGGAGAGGAGTTAAATGTTTTATGTTTAGTTAGAGTACTGGGTATACTCTGTGGTTTATTATTGGTGATTAACGAGGGTTTGGTTGTTGGTTTACTATCTGTATTTGCTCGCTGTCATTCTACAACAGAGCGTAAACCTTTTGTAATCTCTTGAACTGTCAGAGAATATATGCTATACAGGGAACTCAACCTATCCATAGTCTCACTGGGTTATTTGCATCATACGTTAACTTTAGTTAACCACTCAGCACtatttatatcaaccttaaggctGAGTGCTTTTTGTAATGATTCAAGCTACAATCTGAAGGCTTGGAGTTAGTCAGTGGTTTCATTAGTTGGGGGCAAGTCCAAAATTTTTAAACTAAATGTGTGACAGCTCGCTCTGTGTTATCATAATTATCTTTAAGGAGCTGAACTGCAAGATCATAGCTGTCACTATTTAGGGTTAAATTTGTTACCACCTTTTCAGTTTCACCTTTAAGTTGACTGCGTAGGTATGTGAATTTGGTGGTTTTAAGAATTTTGGGTTTAGAATCCACAGCATCAACAAATTAATTCCAGATGTTTTCCCAATTTTCATCCTCAGTTCCAAAGAATGTGGGTAAACTGACTGAAGGTCGTTTAACTTCTGGACGAGTAGTATTAGTTGCAGCTTTTTTTGTGGCTTTACTCTGGGTAATTAATTTGACAAAAGGATTTAACCTGGCTTGAGTGTCATCCTCATAATTTGCCAGATCATCCATAATACCATATAATACACCAGTACTTGCATTGGTGTTGGCAAATTCAGCCAAATACTTTCTATTTGGCGTTTGACTTGGTCATACTTGTTGCAACTTGCAAGTAGGTTTTTAGTTCAATATGTTCAACTGGAGTTTGTTGTGACAGatcatggcatttattaatctgtcttgttaagtgttacggacccaagcccagcgtcctagcacggagcagtgacgacaacgccatctgccgGTCAGCTCCCAaaaacccctccaaatggacgatgccatctagcaagggcgggatataccggccacaggggctggtttcccgtcctaatcagctcgtaacatagccgctgctgacctctggtgaggtgacgcttagacagcaacgccatctatggagtggataggtgggcgtttgcgtctaagcctgtaattgaggtgccctagagtgtaaccagtactgatgacgtgtctgattacagagtcgacctgggattgCTGTAgtggacgttggatcagtctacccaaggcagccgtagtatcGCCACGAGTTTGCtatagaagctgtgagtcaccccccggatgaacactgttgtgttagcctgcctgtgaggtggaagaaccagggattgtcatacccggggctgactggcgaagactagccactggggtgttgtggtgaggatagtgatctgtggaatcacacgaggctcctgcctagggctcgcaaccctagtatcggtcgtggagtggcctacgcagcgtagctgattggaacctgccagctacaggctggatttgtggttgaaggcctccacgacggtgcacccagtgggactatgatttggctggcctgtggccggggtagactcgtctagagaatctacgcattcatcgtgaggccacaagaagaggaccaagggctaagcatcgttgagcaccgtggaacactccgcgtcttcagaggaagaccatactgtatattatagtgtttataccccccatgtgataatttatatatttatttattggtgatggtaattatatatttaatttagagaatttgtatcccttcccctttaatttacttgcgttacggaacacaccccttgaaagccactactagcttggggccggatacccaaactctactaacatcagagaaagaacccagttgcgacccaatagggccgtaacattaaGTGACCCTTATGTCGTATTGGGTCCTTTTCAGTTTTGTTTCTAGATCAGCTATGTTGACTGCTTGGTTGGAATTTACAGGGCCTATTATATTGTTCCTAATGTAAGTAGGGTACTTGCTTATAATCTTGAGCAATTACTAACGATAGTAGCCAAGGGTCAGTTTTATATCACCAGGCTAAAATACTATCTCCTTCGAGGTTATTGTACATAAACCCGTAGGCTGCTCAGCCTTAGGGGTCAAGAAGCGAAAAATAAacgaattatgtaaaaattacttataaatgttaaacaaatctctaaCTTATTATCTTCAGTGTCGTGAAagtttcattaaaatattttcagaaatttattttagacgaattttttaaaccgaagaacgttttgttgataagggGAACAGCTCCTAATAACAGGAACTGAagaataatgcagtaataaagagatacaagcacctgtccgacgtaCAAATAAGAAGAAAAATAGTTAGAAGTTTCCATTAggaggatatgcagctggtgccattATATCATTGCTACGTAATACTTAACAACACACATAGTAAGGAGTAAGTATGTTattttgctctattttgttatacatcatataaatacattgcccaatgttaatatctgttacttgCACCAATGTCCccaaatatatttttttaggggaaatttcttttttttttttttctcctttgtttattatcaaaTTTTGGTGTAActtctacatcctggagagtgtatAACCGTCCTACCTATGTGAAGATAaaattaaattggtcaacaaataaatcagttacAACTTGCAAAACTTTGATTTTTTTGGGCTcactttttcacagatttcaagctCAGTTTTCTTTGCCTCTTTTGGTGGTTTCGATGATTAGGGACAAGATCAGGACTTTTCACTTACATAAAGTAGActcctaaatatatcccctatataattttaatttgtttttttttggttattttttcttgacattatttcaacacatattgaccaacaactttcacatatttgagtaTGAATGTTAAACAATGCTTATTAAAACATACTAGAAAATTAATGAACACTacattattcattgtcgataacttcaacttcaattatctctaaaacaggaattttaaatttgagacctgataaaaaattcagcttctgaccgattctcaccatatttacattacttccccccccccctcaaaaaaaaatatataggtaTACGTTAGGGATAACTGTATAACAGACACTGTGCTCCTTAACTGTCTAATagtaggttcgacatatatatgtatgagactgggtggacataaataggagctgcctcatatgggccaaaaggccttctgtaattaccttcattcttatgttcttctaacaaacatatatattgtGGTAACTATTGCCCATATAAAAGTAATAAGGCCCTAATATGTTCCTCATTCATCAATACAACCTTATGAGACAAAGATAATAGAATCTGAAATCTGTAAATATATCTGCCCCAAAAAATTAGTCACAAATTCTGCCACctattattttgttatatatgttacataacattattaatattacactttcgcccgggcatgacgcagcattgcgtcatccgtttactgtctgtaatgccggggatgacgcagcattgcgtcatccgctttaaaaattcgccaaaaatcaggtttttatccgatttttttgggactgggtttaaaatgcgcgccgatgtcttcccattttctttgttgtgcCTAGTGACCCGCAGGCGGCGCGGCACACgccgtcggcccattgtttttgctccactgttgtgaccggtgTCACCTCCCCTCgcgtctcaaacgtgtgaacatttcagttattttccgtggctatatttcttactgcggctttaaaaACTATCtatgcttactccacgatggatagtgatcatgaacaaggcccttccaggaagaaaattgcgaaagaaaggcgtgAAAAGCAGAAGCTGAGTAGTGTACAGGAGAAGTACAAGCATGTGAGACTAACTCCCTCTAAGTTTCAGGCTGTATTTGACGATTTGTCTGGGTCATCTAGTGATGAAACTGATGTCGGTATTGATACTGATGCAAGTAGTGAACATTTAGAAACAGAGACGGCcgatgaggattttgatagtgatGAAAGTGAGGAGTCTGACGTCGAGACCGCCACTCGTGCACGGCGCGGTACTGGAGCTCGTGCCAGAGCCAGACGTACCACACGTACCACACGTACCCCAGCACCAACAGATTCTGATGATGGATGGTGTAGTGACAATACTGAACCCTTTGTGGACAATTTTACAGgtacaccaggcttgactgttccTGTACCTTCCACTGTTCTTGGTTTCATTCAACTCTTTCTGACTCAAAAATTGCTGAAATATGTTGCCTATGAAACAAATTTATATGCTTCCCAAAGTAAGGCAGGTACTGAGCAAAGGACAAAGCACAGATGGCAACCAGTGACAGTGAAAGAAATTGCTAGATATTTGGGACTGACGATCTTGATAAGTATTTGCCCGTTGCCAAGACTTAGAATGTATTGGCAAACAGGCAGATTCTGGCACATACCATGTTTCAACACCTTCATCACTGGTAAGCGTTTTGAAATGATTGCTAAATATTtccatgtttataacaataagtcCATACCACCAGGCCAAGGAGTTGACAAACTTATCAAAGTTCGCTCACTCATGCAATATCTCCTGAATAGATTCAAGAGAATATACATTCCCAATAAAAAATTGAGTTTGGATGAAGGGACAATGCCATGGCGTGGCCGTCTATCTTTCAAGACCTATAATCCCAATAAACCAGATACATACGGAATAAGGCTCTACATGCTAGCTGAAGCCACCAGTGGCTACATTTATGATTTTGAAATCTATTCAGGAGTTGGGAAAACGACGATTGACACAGTTATGGCCTTGATTGAACCACTGAAGGATAaaggttaccatttatatatggacaaCTATTACAATTCGGTCAGATTGAGTGAGGCACTGCTTCAAGTAGgggtatacacctgtggtaccctCAGACTGCAGCGTGGTGCACCTAAATCTCTTCAGATGCAAGCAAAGGGTAAAGTGCCAGTAGATAAAACTTTATTCAAACGCAAGGACAATACTTTCATAATTTTGTGGAAAGATAAACGAATTGTTTCACTCATAACAAATTGCCACAATGCAGAAACACAACAGGTTCAAAGTAGAAAACGAGTACGGAATCGTGATGGAACAACCTCAGTGCAGCaggtaactgtcaacaagccgaatgcaatctgtgacaacaatacaaacatgaaaggtgttgatcactttgaccaaatgatcaaatattatcacttcacaaggaaaacacacaaatggacgaagaaaatgacCATTTATTTTGcgcaaatggctatctacaatgcttttgtgatgtacaactactatACAACAGATAGAAAGGAAACTGACATTACTCCATTTCCATGAACAAGTCATTGCTGCACTATTGTTCTATAAGTCAAGTAACTGGCCTGAGGAAGATGATGACATCCCACATGCTGCTGATGTCAATGCCACTGGAGCCAATGTTGCAACACCAggaccatcaacacccagacctCCAACAGCAGGACCTTGAGGTGTGAGGCGCCCACTATTCACTTCACCTGTACCTGCAGACTTACTTTCATCGTCTGAGTCAGAAGACGAGGCTGTGATTATCACTAGTGGTGCTTCTGCTGCAACAAGACCCCGTATTGTGGATAATCCATACCGCCTCAAAAGAAACTTGTCCCATACCCAAGTAAAGATACAGAAGCGTCTGAGGTGTCGTGTGTGCAAATTGTCGGGTAAAAGGAAGGACACACACTGTAAGTGCAAGACGTGTGATGTGGCATTGTGTCCTGCACCATGCTACAGTTACTGCACCATGCAGTAATGCTTGCCCACCATCCACTCCACCTATACAAAACATGGGTTGACCCTGCAAGAAACGTTTTCCAGGAGCAGGTGGAGTGGATAAAACAAATGTTCAACCCATGTCatgttcaacacacaacactgaggtgGTAAGTACAaaaattgttattattttttttcatacTTTCCCGTATTGTACAGGCAATGTTGTTCTTCAATTGGCCCTTATATGCACTATCCATCTAAAGAATTCTATTAGGAACATTTTCATACCTAAATGAGCGCTGTAAAACGAAAATTGAGATTATCACCAGGAAataatactaaacatttgtgggcgggaattgggagtgtagctggaaggcgtctgagagCTCACTCCTGGCTAACACTTGgctcgtcttcaactcgtcggcggttggagcgtgaccaggttttttattttatatgctaatgttactctagagaattctattgtgaaccattcagaccaaaatgaaagacctagaacgaaaattgaggtgaccagagtgaaaatagcgaaaacattttatcgcgtttgcgtgctcctgggtaactcgttcgcactttctctgtttgctgcgggtaattagcaggccttttggagtttatatgcatttagtgctgtagagaattctatttcgaacacaatgataccaaatttaatcttgtagaacgagaattgaggtgacaaagttgaagagagtatacacttttcggaattaacgcgcgctcccgtgaaactCTGGGACCCAAATCGTATCGTTGAGGGGGTGACGCGCGGGGTGCGCGAtttaacatgttgaccaatttcgttacaacttcacatgcttagtgACAGATATgcgttctccaagatgtagaagtcacaacaaaatccgaatagaaacaaaggagagagaaaaaaagtggTTGTCAGTTTTTGTACAAAGGGACATAAGAATATTGCCATTGCGCAATGTAtttaaatgatatataataaaatatggcataataacatactaactcatAATGTGTAAAATctggccctccaggtggcaccagctgcatagTCCACTTTGTAtaccctccttactactacttGTCTTCTTTGTGTGTCGAACAGGTGATTGCATCTCTTTATCCCCGATTGCCAGTAAATAGGAGGTGTGTCCCTGTAGGAGTACTGCAAGCTAGCCTTTCTTTATCGTGTttagttggtacagagacactcaTTAACACTAAACGGTGATATGATTATaggtaatatatataaaatatgaaaataattattGATACACAACACAACTTATGCTGGTATTGATCCCACCAGATATAAGGGCCTGCATAattaattaatggtgctaggATTGTTCAATATTTAGTACAACACTAGGCTATGGTAATATAAATGGGACTAGGTTGATCAGTATTTAGTTCAACACTTGTGAGATATCTGGGGCttaactcatatattcaattatttacttattggatttaataaatcgaaggaccacccacttttgagaaaagagggaaaactaatagaagtgatcattagaataacactagagaaccagtgtctatggataatcattaagagaataatcacttgaaataatgaatggaatgtattattaattaaattaaagtcagagcctcaaagacctacattggggggtatttctagaaattcatatatatctaggaaccagtgtggttcgccaccagttcattgttgagtaaaggatataattaaatctaaatctactatagattcaaaatatgagaactcaaattgtgaatattaaagatcatgaattactgagcaacagtcagagcaaaacacattaattaccaatcatcatttctggtaataatctattcactgtaaagattctacaggaattatataagaatcaataatcatattaaataaatttgtacAAAAAAATGTCTTGGCTTTAAGATGATTTCTGTAacatcatttcgtcattcgtcctcgtggtcacaggatctctacaaagaaagaactcgaggtgaatatcacgaatgatgagaaacaacttgatgactcctcgtatacatgctgaaattagagaaatttaagtagcatttgaataggctacgttttattttcaatattcatgaaaacggaggaaattgtcgaaattttactaacgttgtatattgggtatCATCGCTATatgacgacagactactcacaaatatataatctaggatgatgcatcaaacgagaaacatatacttaacatgagcgtattaaatactgaggtctgccgaaaccgtGTCAGCCAGTCCCTgatgtccactgctgtgtacgtgtaattacgggtcttggcttcaattgttgacgcgttattaactggctgggcactatagaacacgttaataagtaattattaactattgaccgagtatcaacgtaattcttgccgataaattccccagtcactaccacgtgtctcgccactcttcacgccagagatgccttctctcgcacaatggcgtcgccgcctccctcaacccgtctctcgcattcaccacagaaattattaatcacgaataattcttttccgggCAATTATGGATTTAATACGTTAACGAGAACtgagttgcaattatagggatttaaatattgtcatattctcgttttatggtgttaaacgagaaatggagaagaatttattttctccatggcattcgcacGTAACAGAGAAAACTGCTACCACATAactatttcagttaataactctcggttttagattattgggagttatattatccgtaggtaattattacacggaatactgataattttagataaccacattcaattctctaatccattggtaataaatgtgtctaactggacattatctgacacaatgttgctactcgattttatgggaattctagcattaatacgcagatgcaatggttaatttatgttgacactaccgttagtgaaattagtaactactgtagttagtatataatgataatgatttattataatacaatagtagtttattagtgttggaaatttccaacaacactAGTCAATGGTAAAATGCTTCCCTTAAAAGGGGTTGGGATCTAGCTACTAGAATATAGTGTAATAGACACAAAGTGCTATATATTTTAATTGGAGTTTTAGTTTATATTTTAAATACTTTTCTTCTTAGATAAATTATATACACAATTGTTGTTGGTAGCCTCTCATTAACCACCGGTGTTATTTTGgtagtaataattattttattagtgaCCTTTCGGGAAATTAAACACCACAATCAAGTAGATAAACTCTGTAAAAATAAAGCCACAATTTGATTTTATTAAATTTATGTGATAAAACTCCATGGATATCACACTCCACGAATTTGGTGGATAAGCTCCACGAAACGGCTGTGAGTCTAGGCTACTGACCAGTCTATGACTGGCGATATGTGTTTAATATATTATTGATTCATTGGACTGgtttatttaatttgatggaCCAGTGTGATCTAGGATCATTAAGTACCCATCTAGGTTCAAAGGCTTGTAAATTATATTTGTTGCTCAAGATCCAATAATTTCTGTATTTGATGAACCAGTGTAGCATTTCTGGTTCATCCAGTTCGAAGGTCCATAAATTATTTGGGGGAAATCTACCTGTAATTGATTtgattaataattataaaattaaataattgtatatattacaTTTCAGCAGAGTGCATTTTATAACTTTTTCACCagtaaacttcccttcacacatTTTGAGGGATTTTATATTTAAATCTTACCATAATTAAACGGTAGACTTAATCAATAACCCCTGGGAGGCGCTTGCCTTAATAGCCTTCAACACCACCAGGCGCaagaaattatattattaaaaattttTGTTTCATCATATAAAAATGCTCATTTGTGtttcctgatcatgggaaaatcaaaatcaaatcgtaggtgacatattttggctgcaataaAGCGGGAAAGTCTGGCAAAATTAAAGCGTTGACAGAGTAAGCGTCCTCTGACAGTCTTCTCTACCTCGCGGCAGGCAACAGTTGACACAACgacattattacctaattatttcaatgtctctgattttttctcactttttttgcagtaatataattcaatagtgtgtaatgtgttatatttatataataaaatgtgtaaacCAAATGTACTACTaatctggtatggtgtccaaacaataTAGTGGCCGCCAATACCACAGCCAGCAGACCATGCTACCTCACTCACCAAAAATcctcctcccactatactgtttaTGCTATtaatacgctatatacacacacacacgttatatatacgtatctacatgttttattcaacaTAATTGTACAACAAAGCTGGTATGATGTCCAGTCAACATAGTAGCCACAAGAATCTGCATGACAAGTGACACAGCAGACGACAGCCTCACTCCCTCCCACActaacacctccctcaccaaaatgtctCCTCCCAGCATATCcttttactgttattacactatatatacacaggttatatataggtatatacatTTGTgtccaccatagcgaaccacaaaACTGGAATGGTGAGTCCAAACAACAGGA
Proteins encoded in this window:
- the LOC138357420 gene encoding piggyBac transposable element-derived protein 4-like, whose translation is MDSDHEQGPSRKKIAKERREKQKLSSVQEKYKHVRLTPSKFQAVFDDLSGSSSDETDVGIDTDASSEHLETETADEDFDSDESEESDVETATRARRGTGARARARRTTRTTRTPAPTDSDDGWCSDNTEPFVDNFTGTPGLTVPVPSTVLGFIQLFLTQKLLKYVAYETNLYASQSKAGTEQRTKHRWQPVTVKEIARYLGLTILISICPLPRLRMYWQTGRFWHIPCFNTFITGKRFEMIAKYFHVYNNKSIPPGQGVDKLIKVRSLMQYLLNRFKRIYIPNKKLSLDEGTMPWRGRLSFKTYNPNKPDTYGIRLYMLAEATSGYIYDFEIYSGVGKTTIDTVMALIEPLKDKGYHLYMDNYYNSVRLSEALLQVGVYTCGTLRLQRGAPKSLQMQAKGKVPVDKTLFKRKDNTFIILWKDKRIVSLITNCHNAETQQVQSRKRVRNRDGTTSVQQIERKLTLLHFHEQVIAALLFYKSSNWPEEDDDIPHAADVNATGANVATPGPSTPRPPTAGP